A genome region from Penicillium psychrofluorescens genome assembly, chromosome: 3 includes the following:
- a CDS encoding uncharacterized protein (ID:PFLUO_004589-T1.cds;~source:funannotate), whose translation MESFPPAVDPTPPSVLFKETSSTSSPRARVDELTALNRTRSGEAQHATSKLRRANTVAQGSNPIRRNLDLKAKRERTATAVVHSRDSKERLRKEALQRSQTHRDPRPGPPAGRRAGHFTVGSVGQNGKIFLRPVVNPAQKASPPTFPPTQANHELLQPQILRDDPSRWSSSQLSELRTLAREEKPEQTYEPAQPEYTSQHRRANSFSTISDKQSVSGADKRGELRIVIDRSEDRPKSADGKTGHAALEVPIPHYRLGTPRFNTEGSAVLQSSVYTRTSVSDNFRNSTLLGGMVDPLPSRLPSPFGRDRDSFSRGHPSFAISMFSGTAAIDLGRASPVPRNSVVYELKGPVEPSIYETLVSDMDGGAVVRYIPGTKDISAATPARIVAQISSESFMDYELVSDFFLTFRSYLSTGHLLALLLARLQWAINRLQEDGRIIRIRTFAALRHWILNYFVDDFVANYDLRTQFCDTINSLYEEVKSRKHGGMSDLKILIDLKRCWNGKCSVYWPGPDFSNAYNDPDLDLAPGNTEFELPSEALPPRQVAFPPSGPVLSVDTNVHEILPPTQHDRNDSAATEQSIPFSTKSDQSTPALSCSLPPKSPKRQSVPLSRIKAPRPVQLGSNRSPASPHESPVSPILSRHHAFHVHGHKRSGSFSDSVRDDRVPMFAAEAGSPGPAQQEVFDPVGLIRGELYPPAESYMTMMAPDSPPLVPPSTVATPDRRSIPDGASKLVTSNSGMRTIIGSIKRALHTRNGGQSVSARIANPSEAIAVPTRSKTSALPTNVTFGSELYRDRKTAAVPKRPARIDLLCDEVLKQYRLREAMEEDVAQDIPDNPRTSGLHITVQEVSSNISEPSSPSTPVAGGSKTRSGLTTGSGSIVIVRDDTGFDIPAMSGAGPDSAAYSKSSHTLGSDEYLSSERTLSQKSEQTDDHSLLPTQDDAGDPVRTSQRLSFFHPTRPITPRSHSTERAFTPHKKSSISLRLRKYASFQSGISRHRFSVGSEAGQSALSSSAPSEKPVGPPLRRRPGGNLRQMQTGDEPKTPSARGSMVSRYTLDGSLLDSNAPTESGDASRPQSTLIPPNPRYSLLHRGGAQNLRRSFESAIARFAQIPDDPDGGIESALLKLEGKWGDASSPEQATREHREHPLTPSGAGKDVLARRPQTDKSAFSTVAGRLAPPRPYSDSVAESEESYNSIPLLERGLTDESMKRPPTSRAPTTDTYGASLSLISSRDTSELASHPSFQIVKETESIRRIPRGLTAPTSAPREVKRETPKRFSALSSEIDVIDSHDVAEARRSTGMHSVSESTVDIPPHPLAHPPSPPMTIQHPGSVVSCASPLDKILFQAQPLTPDTSPRRRKGENRSSRPRPVQHFSSDVLLISEKNHNMNADHVPFILACESQVLAQQMTLVEMAALSEVDWRDLVEMRWGNGCPSICNWVEFLREQRKGVDLVVGRFNLMVRWVLSEIVLTRDLHERVRTITKYIHTAVHARRMCNYATMLQIAVALSSSDCTRLQQTWQLVPAEDRRLFKDMECLIQPVRNFHDLRVEMETANLQEGCIPFIGLYLHDLTYNAQKPAQVPSNAGGLLVNFERYRTTARIVKNLLRLIDASTKYRFEPIQGIIERCLWVASLPEDEIQARSKELF comes from the exons ATGGAATCCTTTCCCCCGGCCGTGGATCCAACCCCGCCGTCGGTGCTGTTCAAGGAGACCTCCTCCACGAGCTCGCCTCGGGCCCGAGTCGACGAGCTGACCGCCTTGAACCGAACGCGTAGCGGAGAGGCCCAGCATGCGACATCCAAGCTGCGCCGCGCCAACACCGTGGCCCAGGGTAGCAACCCGATCAGACGAAATCTGGATCTGAAGGCGAAGCGCGAGAGGACGGCAACAGCAGTGGTTCACTCCAGGGACAGCAAGGAACGCCTACGAAAGGAGGCTCTACAACGGTCCCAAACCCACCGGGACCCGCGTCCGGGTCCTCCGGCGGGGAGGAGAGCAGGCCACTTTACGGTAGGCAGCGTTGGTCAGAATGGGAAGATCTTCCTAAG ACCGGTTGTCAACCCGGCCCAGAAAGCATCACCACCGACGTTCCCCCCTACCCAAGCGAATCATGAACTCCTCCAGCCGCAAATTCTTCGAGATGATCCATCAAGATGGTCGAGTTCGCAGCTCTCGGAATTGCGTACCCTCGCCCGCGAAGAAAAGCCAGAGCAAACTTACGAGCCGGCACAGCCCGAGTATACAAGCCAGCACCGGCGAGCGAATTCGTTTTCAACAATATCGGACAAACAGTCTGTGTCCGGTGCCGACAAGCGTGGAGAGCTGCGGATCGTCATCGATAGATCCGAGGACCGGCCCAAGTCTGCAGATGGGAAAACGGGACATGCGGCTCTTGAGGTGCCCATCCCTCATTACCGGCTGGGGACTCCCCGTTTCAACACCGAGGGCAGTGCGGTCCTGCAGAGTTCCGTCTATACGCGAACGTCTGTGTCTGACAATTTCCGCAACTCGACATTGCTGGGTGGAATGGTCGACCCCCTACCATCTCGCCTTCCAAGCCCATTTGGCAGGGACAGGGACTCCTTTTCGCGTGGCCACCCATCCTTTGCTATCTCGATGTTCTCGGGTACGGCGGCCATTGACCTCGGCAGGGCTTCGCCTGTGCCGAGGAATTCAGTCGTCTACGAGTTGAAGGGACCGGTTGAGCCCTCTATCTACGAAACCCTGGTGTCGGACATGGACGGTGGAGCTGTTGTTCGATATATTCCCGGCACGAAAGACATCAGCGCCGCAACACCTGCGCGGATTGTTGCACAGATCTCGTCCGAGTCTTTCATGGACTACGAATTGGTGTCGGACTTCTTCCTCACTTTCCGTTCATACCTCTCCACAGGCCATCTTCTGGCTCTTCTGCTTGCACGCCTGCAATGGGCAATAAACCGGCTGCAAGAAGATGGGCGGATTATTCGGATTCGCACCTTTGCCGCTCTTCGACACTGGATCTTGAACTACTTTGTCGATGATTTTGTCGCCAACTACGATCTGCGGACCCAGTTTTGTGACACTATCAACAGTCTATACGAGGAGGTCAAGTCTCGAAAACATGGGGGCATGAGCGATCTCAAGATTCTGATTGATCTAAAACGATGTTGGAATGGCAAATGCTCCGTGTATTGGCCCGGCCCCGATTTCTCCAACGCATATAACGACCCAGACTTGGATCTTGCACCTGGAAACACCGAGTTTGAGCTGCCCAGCGAAGCTTTACCCCCTCGGCAGGTTGCgtttcctccttctggaCCAGTCCTCTCGGTAGACACAAACGTCCATGAAATTCTACCACCAACGCAGCATGACCGGAATGATTCTGCTGCGACTGAACAGAGTATACCCTTTTCCACCAAAAGCGACCAGAGCACACCGGCATTGTCCTGCTCGCTGCCTCCCAAATCCCCAAAACGTCAATCTGTGCCTCTGTCAAGAATCAAAGCACCACGTCCCGTGCAGCTAGGGTCGAACAGGTCTCCGGCTTCTCCGCACGAGTCGCCGGTATCACCAATACTTTCACGTCATCATGCTTTTCATGTCCATGGACATAAAAGGAGCGGCAGCTTCTCAGATTCGGTGCGAGATGATCGAGTCCCAATGTTTGCAGCAGAGGCAGGCTCACCGGGCCCCGCGCAGCAAGAAGTATTTGACCCCGTTGGTCTTATCCGTGGCGAGCTCTATCCACCCGCAGAATCATACatgacgatgatggcaccgGATTCTCCTCCTTTAGTACCGCCATCAACCGTCGCAACTCCAGACCGCAGGAGCATACCGGATGGGGCGTCGAAATTGGTAACCTCCAATTCTGGAATGAGGACTATCATTGGATCGATCAAGCGGGCGTTACACACTAGGAATGGCGGACAGAGTGTGTCGGCGCGCATTGCCAATCCATCCGAGGCAATCGCCGTGCCCACGCGAAGCAAAACGTCCGCTTTGCCCACCAACGTCACTTTCGGATCTGAATTGTACCGGGACCGAAAGACGGCGGCCGTACCCAAGCGTCCAGCTCGCATTGATCTTCTTTGCGACGAAGTTTTAAAGCAATATCGCCTTCGTGAAGCGATGGAAGAAGACGTGGCGCAAGATATACCCGACAACCCACGCACTTCGGGGTTGCACATTACCGTGCAAGAAGTTTCATCCAATATCAGTGAACCAAGTTCGCCGAGTACTCCAGTGGCTGGGGGCTCGAAAACAAGGAGTGGGCTTACTACGGGCAGCGGGTCGATTGTCATTGTCCGTGATGACACTGGCTTTGATATTCCCGCCATGTCGGGAGCTGGCCCGGACTCTGCGGCGTACTCTAAGAGTAGTCATACCCTAGGCTCGGACGAGTACTTATCGTCAGAACGCACGTTGTCACAGAAATCCGAACAAACGGATGACCATTCGTTGCTGCCAACCCAGGACGACGCCGGGGATCCGGTGCGGACCTCTCAGCGCTTAAGCTTCTTTCATCCTACTCGGCCTATCACACCCAGATCTCATTCTACCGAGCGAGCATTCACTCCTCACAAGAAAAGTTCCATTTCCCTTCGGCTTCGGAAGTATGCCTCATTCCAAAGCGGCATTTCCCGACACCGGTTTTCCGTGGGCAGCGAAGCAGGCCAATCTGCTCTCAGCTCGAGCGCTCCATCAGAAAAGCCAGTTGGGCCACCCCTGCGTCGGAGACCCGGTGGAAATTTGCGTCAGATGCAGACTGGTGATGAACCCAAGACACCATCTGCTCGTGGATCAATGGTCTCTCGTTACACACTTGACGGGTCCTTACTGGACAGCAATGCGCCCACTGAAAGTGGTGATGCCTCTCGACCTCAATCTACACTAATtcctcccaaccctcgcTATTCTCTCCTTCATAGAGGTGGTGCGCAGAACTTGAGGCGGTCCTTTGAATCGGCCATTGCGCGATTTGCTCAGATTCCCGATGACCCTGACGGTGGTATTGAATCTGCTTTGTTGAAACTGGAGGGCAAGTGGGGAGATGCGTCCAGTCCGGAGCAAGCAACTCGGGAGCACCGAGAACACCCCTTGACTCCATCCGGTGCCGGAAAAGACGTGCTCGCCCGGAGGCCCCAGACAGACAAGTCGGCGTTTTCCACAGTGGCTGGACGCCTGGCACCGCCTCGACCCTACTCCGATTCTGTCGCGGAATCCGAAGAGTCCTACAACTCGATTCCTCTGCTTGAGCGGGGGTTGACTGACGAGTCGATGAAACGTCCCCCGACAAGTCGGGCACCGACAACCGACACTTACGGCGCCTCTCTGAGTCTTATTTCAAGTCGGGATACCTCCGAGCTGGCATCACATCCATCATTTCAGATCGTCAAGGAGACTGAGAGCATTCGACGCATTCCGCGAGGCTTAACCGCTCCCACATCGGCACCTCGCGAGGTCAAGAGAGAGACGCCGAAACGATTTTCAGCCCTTTCTTCGGAGATTGACGTGATTGATTCGCATGATGTCGCCGAGGCACGCAGATCTACCGGTATGCACAGCGTGAGTGAATCTACCGTTGATATCCCGCCTCACCCGCTAGCGCACCCTCCATCGCCTCCGATGACCATTCAGCATCCAGGCTCTGTCGTTTCTTGTGCATCGCCACTGGATAAAATCTTGTTCCAGGCCCAGCCCTTGACACCTGATACGTCTCCCAGGCGGAGGAAAGGGGAAAACCGCAGCTCACGACCAAGGCCCGTGCAGCATTTCTCCAGTGACGTTCTTCTCATTTCTGAAAAGAACCACAACATGAACGCCGACCATGTCCCCTTTATCCTGGCTTGCGAATCGCAGGTTCTGGCACAGCAAATGACGCTGGTGGAAATGGCAGCTCTGAGCGAGGTAGACTGGCGTGACCTAGTCGAGATGAGATGGGGTAACGGGTGCCCCAGCATCTGCAACTGGGTCGAATTTCTTCGGGAGCAGCGCAAGGGCGTTGATCTGGTCGTCGGCCGCTTCAACCTCATGGTGCGTTGGGTCTTGTCGGAGATTGTCCTCACGCGCGATCTGCACGAGCGGGTGCGTACGATCACCAAGTACATCCACACTGCCGTGCATGCACGCCGGATGTGCAACTATGCCACCATGCTCCAGATCGCCGTTGCCCTGTCCTCGTCGGACTGCACGCGGCTGCAGCAGACCTGGCAGCTTGTCCCTGCCGAGGACCGACGTCTGTTTAAGGACATGGAGTGTTTGATCCAGCCGGTTCGCAACTTCCACGATCTTCGTGTTGAGATGGAGACGGCCAATTTGCAAGAAGGCTGCATCCCCTTCATCG GTCTGTACTTGCACGACCTCACCTACAACGCGCAGAAACCAGCCCAAGTCCCCAGCAACGCCGGCGGACTGCTCGTCAACTTCGAGCGCTACCGCACCACCGCCCGGATAGTTAAGAATCTTCTCCGGCTGATTGACGCCAGCACCAAGTACCGATTCGAGCCCATCCAGGGCATCATCGAGCGGTGCCTGTGGGTCGCGTCGCTTCCCGAAGACGAGATCCAAGCTCGCAGCAAAGAGCTGTTTTGA
- a CDS encoding uncharacterized protein (ID:PFLUO_004591-T1.cds;~source:funannotate) translates to MPIPRSPPHLSKSPMNSSHRELPPPNGAPLSLPPATAMSDRLPPVTTFYGNEHSVQQWLQAKTEEDRRAQEEERTRQETMKLEQRRIEQSMLADSLHAGVPPQMIPLIFAGIGGGANAQSTMEIVRQYIAQTSSTSTPPAGVQFPAQLQSHEVPTTNPSSVPSQQYQPQHPPGEPKRSRSSTRTLPAPLYAAQQPQPAAPVADRSLPQPASMSSSSTQPALGRPLGPPFPADAAGTRLPPPDVSAIPPQSQPTMINATPSGSVTFQAPAPPVKQESRPRRSSPGISFHHWVPPTKGLSSHMSPTKAQREQMPSSSAPSYLQSENQSSPGRKRKSQSMHGQALTPPARRTDSGSMDIKNDSEVSYSQEPRSGDRNGSEQPSESRPEADDPALKEPETSTGNDLNSETSSQTPDLNTKDQQHPSDTDNGHAASRTKGTYTRSGRIKN, encoded by the coding sequence ATGCCCATACCGCGGTCTCCGCCGCACCTGTCCAAGTCCCCAATGAATTCGTCACATCGAGAGCTGCCCCCGCCAAACGGTGCCCCACTGTCGCttccaccagccacagccatgTCAGACCGGCTGCCGCCCGTGACAACGTTTTATGGAAACGAGCACTCCGTGCAGCAGTGGCTCCAGGCCaagacggaggaggatcGCCGCGCACAGGAAGAGGAACGCACCCGCCAAGAGACAATGAAGCTGGAGCAGCGCCGCATCGAACAGTCCATGCTGGCCGACTCGCTGCATGCAGGCGTTCCCCCGCAGATGATCCCGTTGATCTTCGCGGGTATCGGCGGAGGCGCGAATGCCCAGTCTACCATGGAGATTGTTCGCCAGTATATCGCGCAGACATCGTCTACCTCCACTCCTCCTGCAGGCGTCCAGTTTCCTGCTCAGCTTCAGTCGCACGAGGTTCCAACTACCAACCCGTCGTCCGTGCCATCGCAGCAGTACCAACCTCAGCATCCTCCCGGGGAACCGAAGCGTTCCCGTTCCTCAACGCGTACTCTTCCTGCACCTCTATATGCAGCTCAGCAACCCCAACCTGCAGCTCCAGTGGCTGATCGCAGTCTCCCACAGCCGGCATCCATGAGCAGTTCCTCGACGCAGCCAGCTCTCGGACGTCCGCTGGGGCCTCCGTTCCCAGCTGATGCTGCAGGAACCCGGTTGCCTCCGCCGGATGTCAGTGCAATTCCACCGCAAAGCCAGCCGACCATGATAAACGCCACACCGTCTGGATCCGTCACGTTTCAGGCTCCAGCACCCCCAGTCAAGCAGGAAAGCCGGCCTCGTCGCTCTTCTCCTGGAATTTCCTTTCATCACTGGGTCCCTCCAACCAAAGGTCTTTCCTCCCACATGTCGCCAACTAAGGCTCAACGGGAGCAGATGCCATCGTCGAGTGCCCCCTCTTACCTCCAGTCTGAAAACCAGAGCTCCCCAGGTCGGAAACGAAAGTCTCAGAGCATGCATGGCCAGGCTCTTACACCGCCAGCTCGCAGGACCGACTCAGGCTCGATGGACATTAAAAACGACAGTGAAGTGTCCTACTCACAGGAACCACGATCTGGTGACCGGAATGGTTCCGAGCAGCCGAGCGAGTCGAGGCCTGAAGCAGATGACCCTGCTCTCAAGGAGCCAGAGACATCAACAGGCAATGACCTCAACTCCGAAACTAGCAGCCAAACTCCGGATCTGAATACTAAAGACCAGCAACACCCATCTGATACCGACAATGGACATGCTGCTTCGCGGACCAAAGGCACATACACTCGTTCTGGCCGCATTAAGAACTAG
- a CDS encoding uncharacterized protein (ID:PFLUO_004590-T1.cds;~source:funannotate): protein MDTPEPRRGASEEVEVDEYSPPASPTEQLPDDLPKSLDDRRSVPVFHETEMYDAWQGQSQYLTTPVAAKPPTFSLALDDHSHDNDPELRYGRDAEDSDARLMEMLAAQAAHREGDSLGEDEESIATNEKLSEIEKKRTLQKALNMAASNGDVERVRKLVQGLAKEYIDVNLPDEEGTVPLIYASCFGHYDVVAALIDAGAFVDKQDRNQWSALMWAMTNRHKTIAKLLLDHGASPDIKSSSGGTALDFAQPGSEISEYLHENGYNFGPAIEDDFYDDGLAHGRFEEEIAENEMKRRMMMEESALNLEVDLSSLGMDEQLETLDDDELEEEQQEFAWDRCLNDQMFVFQDHELERILDMVITNMTPQRSPSQKPVPANLVFLSARYAHYHASPELLATLLTSATDKINDVVERHQWDMTMQAFWISNATLLLHYLKKDAGLVEATVQFQLHLAELINEIFVLIIRDAERRMNKMLDAAMLDHETIPGLEDIAFQNEWKLFRSKNKAKPEPAEKRFRPPSPRRRAQVSPRNINSLLSSTLFVLDLYDVHSVITTQILSQLLYWLGAELFNRIMSTKRYLARTKAMQIRMNVSTLEDWARSNNRQPEHYENGSTSSSGETTMDSARRHLAPVIQLLQWLQCFSSLGDDHESLVTTLLQLQRLTPAQLLQAVKSYRPEVGEKGLTKQAMKFLLELQRDPTVLPREQQKILIEKQKAAAAAALASDEAGGPRPTTPTKNHLQQQAPSTATSPEHGVTASPGSGVSRPASIAVVTGAEDRSGQRGVFLDPTFFLPFSLPTSTDMLISYGAGFGGTNRERARKYIPTVPPEVLSRFDRSDV from the exons ATGGACACGCCCGAGCCACGGCGCGGGGCTTcggaggaggtcgaggtcgacgaatATAGCCCGCCCGCGTCGCCCACCGAACAGCTGCCCGATGACCTGCCCAAGTCGCTGGATGACCGTCGCTCGGTGCCGGTGTTCCACGAGACCGAGATGTACGATGCCTGGCAAG GACAATCGCAATACCTGACCACCCCCGTAGCCGCAAAGCCTCCTACCTTCAGCCTGGCGCTCGACGACCACTCCCACGACAACGACCCCGAGCTGCGGTACGGCCGCGATGCCGAGGATAGTGATGCCCGGCTCATGGAGATGCTTGCCGCGCAAGCCGCGCACCGCGAGGGGGACTCGCTaggcgaggacgaggagagtATCGCCACGAATGAGAAACtgagcgagatcgagaagaagcggacTCTACAGAAGGCCTTGAATATGGCCGCGAGCAATGGCGACGTGGAACGGGTGCGCAAACTGGTGCAGGGGCTGGCGAAGGAATACATTGATGTCAATTTgccggacgaggaagggaCGGTACCGTTGATTTATGCGAGTTGCTTT GGCCATTATGATGTGGTCGCTGCTCTTATTGATGCGGGTGCCTTTGTCGATAAACAGGATCGCAACCAGTGGAGCGCGCTCATGTGGGCAATGACAAACCGACACAAGACGATTGCGAagcttcttcttgatcatgGCGCTTCTCCGGATATCAAGTCGTCGTCTGGAGGCACGGCCTTGGACTTTGCACAGCCGGGCAGCGAGATCTCCGAGTATCTCCATGAGAACGGTTACAATTTTGGTCCTGCCATTGAGGATGATTTCTACGATGACGGGTTGGCACACGGGCGGTTCGAAGAGGAGATTGCGGAGAATGAGATGAAGCGCCGcatgatgatggaggaaagCGCACTGAACTTGGAAGTCGACTTGTCCAGTCTTGGAATGGACGAGCAGTTGGAG ACTCtagatgatgatgaattggaggaagagcagcaAGAATTTGCCTGGGACAGATGTCTGAACGACCAGATGTTCGTATTTCAAGATCACGAGCTGGAGCGCATCTTGGATATGGTTATCACCAACATGACGCCCCAACGATCTCCCTCCCAGAAGCCGGTGCCGGCGAATCTTGTCTTCCTAAGTGCACGGTATGCACACTACCACGCGAGCCCTGAGCTGCTGGCGACTCTGCTCACCTCCGCAACGGATAAAATCAATGATGTTGTCGAGCGCCACCAATGGGACATGACCATGCAAGCATTCTGGATCTCCAATGCTACGCTATTGCTCCATTATCTGAAGAAAGATGCCGGTTTAGTGGAGGCAACGGTCCAGTTCCAGCTCCATCTGGCGGAACTGATCAATGAGATCTTTGTACTTATCATTCGGGATGCCGAGCGCCGAATGAACAAAATGCTGGATGCGGCAATGCTGGATCATGAAACCATCCCCGGTCTGGAGGATATTGCATTCCAAAACGAGTGGAAGCTGTTCCGCTCCAAAAACAAAGCCAAGCCCGAGCCTGCAGAGAAGCGATTCCGGCCACCTTCCCCTCGTCGGCGAGCACAGGTCTCACCGCGAAACATCAACTCCTTGCTCTCGTCGACTCTGTTCGTGCTCGATCTCTACGATGTCCACTCCGTCATCACGACCCAGATCCTTTCTCAGCTCCTCTACTGGCTTGGCGCGGAGCTTTTCAACCGAATCATGAGTACGAAGCGCTATCTTGCGCGGACCAAAGCCATGCAGATCCGCATGAATGTCTCCACCTTGGAAGACTGGGCGCGCAGCAACAATCGGCAGCCCGAACACTACGAGAATGGGTCCACGTCCAGCAGTGGCGAGACGACGATGGACTCTGCACGGAGACACCTGGCGCCAGtcatccagctgcttcaaTGGCTGCAatgtttctcttctcttgGAGACGACCACGAGTCTCTGGTGACGACGTTGCTGCAGTTGCAACGACTTACCCCCGCGCAACTTCTGCAAGCCGTGAAGTCGTACCGCCCAGAAGTCGGCGAAAAGGGCCTCACGAAGCAGGCAATGAAGTTTCTGCTCGAGTTACAGCGCGACCCAACCGTGTTACCccgcgagcagcagaagatcCTGATTGAAAAGCAAAAGGCAGCAGCCGCTGCTGCTCTAGCGTCTGACGAAGCGGGCGGTCCTCGTCCCACGACGCCCACCAAAAACCacctgcagcagcaggctccCTCCACAGCCACATCTCCCGAGCACGGCGTCACAGCCTCGCCCGGCTCGGGGGTTTCCCGGCCTGCTAGTATTGCTGTCGTCACCGGGGCTGAAGACCGTTCAGGCCAGCGCGGCGTTTTTCTCGACCCCACGttcttcctccctttctCCCTGCCGACCAGCACCGATATGTTGATTAGCTATGGCGCTGGCTTCGGGGGGACGAACCGCGAGCGAGCGCGCAAGTATATTCCCACCGTCCCGCCGGAAGTGCTGAGTCGGTTTGACCGCAGCGACGTATAG